From Zea mays cultivar B73 chromosome 3, Zm-B73-REFERENCE-NAM-5.0, whole genome shotgun sequence:
GCCTGCCGCTGGTGCCCTGGTCCCCACCGTTGCGTTCACACGCAGGTTAATTTAGTAGTGTACTACGTAGTTGTATTGTACAACTAGTAGGAAAGAGTAGTGctgttagagatggcaatggacccgatccccgattctCTGATTCCCCGTGGGGAATTCCActattagggctagtttgggagccatAAAACAGAAGGGATTGGAGGGGCTAAATTTCActtcttattcaaaattgaataagaagGAGAATTTAGCCCCTCCAATCCTCTTCGGGTTTATAGCTCCCAAATAGCCCGTTAGGGGATGGGGATGAGAAGTTTCTTCTCCCACAGGGATGTAAACGGGGGAAATTCTTCCCCGACGGATAAACAGGGACGGGGATGGAGAagcattccccatccccgttccccgtggggacccgttaaacttacatgtgataatgttttcatataatagttaatgataaaaataataATTATCTTATCAAGAGATCACCCATTGTACAAATACATTAATTTTAATACGCACATAATAATTTTTACATCTAataatgtgtataagtgacaatgttttacattgataacaaatgaagtacgatttaattataatttaagcgagGATGGGATCCTCGAcggggatttatccccgcggggaacagagatggggaagaaatgtctcccacaagcgttcgtggggatccccgcggGAAAAAAATTTCGTCGCGGGGACAGGTTTGGGGAGCTAAAACCCGACGAggaattccccgttgccatccctaagtGATGTGCTGTGTGTTGTGCAGTGCATGCATATAGTGCTGGgaattgggccgggccgggccagccCGTCCCAAGTCCATCGTGCTTCATGCCAAACGGATTCGGGCCAGGAAAGGCCAAACAATTTTTGGTCGTGCCGTGTCAGCCCGAAGTGTAAAAACAGTGGCCCAGTCCGGCCCTAAACCACGTCGTGTCTTCGTTGGGCCGTGTcggcccaagcccggcccgtatatttgatcacataaaattaaaatattacaaccatataaagttcatagcttactaaattaaagatattaaataaTTCTAGCAACATTTAACCACATAAACTCGaaatataacaacaatataacgtcgatatcttactaaattaaagaaattaaacagGTTGGGCTTAATTGGGCCGTGTCGGCCCAAGCCCAGTCCATTTATGCGGGACATGCCGGGGCCCGACGGGTCGGAATTTGAGGTCCGGCCCAGGCCCGCCTTCGGGCCATGCTCGTGCTGGCCCGAAAAGCCCAGCCCAGATTCCCAGCACTACATGCATATTTGCATGGCCTGATGGCTGCCATTTTTGGCTGCCGTTTAACGAAACCAGAACCATGGGGCTGTTACGTGCAACTCCCCTGATCCCCTCCTGAGTAGAGAGGGCAACGGGCGCGTACCCGCTGGGTACTAtgttcccaaacccgtacccgtgaaattAAAATATACCCGCTAAGAAACCCATGCCCGCAGCCGGGTACAAGTTTTTGCCCGTACCCGTGCCCACCCGGGTACCGGGTACCCGCGGGCTACCCGTGCCCGACAAGAAAGCTAATGGGCTGGGCTGCCAACCATGTTTACTAGGCTGGGCTCATTCGGATGCTAGCCAATCGTTCCTGCACTGAGGCTCTAGATTTCATAGATAGCTAATGGGCTGGGCTGCCAACCATGTTTACTAGGCCATAAAATGAACTTTTTGTTTGTTTAATAATATTATGCCGGGTTTTAGaaacccatgggtttgcgggtatgggtactaggatcccatacccgtacccgcgtACCCGCTGGGTTTAGCTTATCACCCATTAAGAAACCCGTGGGTTTGGATATTAGCCCGTATCCGTCCCCTAATAGGGTaaaaacccaccgggtttcgggtttcgggtacccattgccatctctactcctGAGTCATGAACTCCTGATTGCTGAAAAAACTGAAAGTCTCAAAAGGTAAATAGGGAACACGCAAAGGCCTTCACGTTAAGAAAGCCATCAGATTTCATTACGGAATAAGTAATTAACACTGTCATCTCCTTAACTGACTAGAATAGAAGGAACCATGCATGTAATCCTCATGGAGAAGAGATGTACTCAACTAAAAGCAGGCAGCAGCCTAATACTTCTTGCTAGTATACATCTCAAAGGCATCGGCTCAACCGACATCCGCCGTCCGATCATGTGCCATCGGACATTCGGACGGACAAAAGCTCCAATCCCAACTCATCAGATGAGCCCCGAGCTCTCCAGGGCCGGGAAGCCACACTCGCCCTCAATGGCGCGCACCAGTGCCTCCAGCTCTAGCAGCGCCGCCGAGTCCGAGCCGTCGGCCCCAGCTGCCACGGCGGCGTGCGTGTGCGTCGCGGTCCACGCGCGCGCGCCCGGGCTCCTGTCCACCGGCGCTGGCGCAGCGGCGGCGCGGTCGAGCAGGAAGAAAGCGGACGTGTCCAGTGTCGGGAGCACGCACGCGGGCGCGGCGGGCGTCCAGCTGGgcgcggcgacggcggcagcgggggaggaggaggaggagggcccAGGGGCGGGGAGGCCGGTGATCTCCTGCACCATGCGCTGGAAGTTGGCGGGGTCGGCGGTGATGTATGTGGTCTGCGGGCGCCGCGACGGGCGCGGCTTGCGCTTGGCGACGCGGCCCCCTCTAGGTCCTCCCGCCACGGCCCGGGCGGCGGGCGGCTGGCCCGGCCTGCTGGACACCGGCGCGGGAGCTGCGTCGTGGCCGCTGGACAGGAGCTCGGAGGCGGACGAGGTCGAGGAGGACGGGGTGGACGGGGAGAAGGGCCGGGCCGCGGCGGAGCTGGCGTGGGCAGGCGCAATGGAGGCGCGGAGCGCCGAGGTGAGCGCCGAGTTCTCGAAGGCGGCCGCGGAGGTGAGGCAGCCGGGGGGCGACGAGAAGTAGCAGTGGCTGGCGCCGGCGTGGGTCCAGATTGGGTCGAGGCCGGTGCAGCGGTTTGCCGCCATGTGACGAAGGGAATGGAAGCGACTAGCGAGAGAGGGGAGGTGCAGCAGCTCGACAGCTCGCAGCTTGGAATTGGATTGGGGTGACAGGTGGTGGGGGTAGGCGTAGGCGAGGAAAGGTGAGGCGGGTAGCGGGAGGCGACGGCGGCCAGCGGGAATTTATACTGTGAGCAGCCAGCGTTGCGAGGCCGAAATGGTGGGAGCACACGGGCTGTCTACACCATCATTTTCAGTAGAATCTTTCGAAACATTAGCATAGCAGCATTTGAGAGACGCAGGTGAGCTAAAATTGGCCCTAATGTCTTGCCTCCTTGTTGTTTGTGGAACACAAGGTGTCTTTAGAAATTCTAGGGCGCGAAACAAATGATGTATTTAACTACCTCTTGATCATAGGAAGACATTCGTGATATAACCATACTTGATACTTTGGTTATATATGTATGCCGATCTAATCATTTTTTAAACTCGGTTTTAAAAAGGATTACACTTTATCTCTTATAACTCAAGACAAATTTGAATGTTGGAATAGTTCTTTCCTTTATGTTTTATGAGGACGAGTGGAGCAGAGTATAGGAGTAGGTGCACATGATTTTTTTCAAAAACAAGAAACACGAAAAAGAAAACATAAGCAGCTGATGAGGCCTCTACGTAGTAGTAGGGGTTCAGGGTGTGCGTAGCGATGGGTGCGGAAGAGGA
This genomic window contains:
- the LOC100280416 gene encoding uncharacterized protein LOC100280416, encoding MAANRCTGLDPIWTHAGASHCYFSSPPGCLTSAAAFENSALTSALRASIAPAHASSAAARPFSPSTPSSSTSSASELLSSGHDAAPAPVSSRPGQPPAARAVAGGPRGGRVAKRKPRPSRRPQTTYITADPANFQRMVQEITGLPAPGPSSSSSPAAAVAAPSWTPAAPACVLPTLDTSAFFLLDRAAAAPAPVDRSPGARAWTATHTHAAVAAGADGSDSAALLELEALVRAIEGECGFPALESSGLI